A stretch of the Macaca thibetana thibetana isolate TM-01 chromosome X, ASM2454274v1, whole genome shotgun sequence genome encodes the following:
- the LOC126946934 gene encoding LOW QUALITY PROTEIN: cerebellar degeneration-related antigen 1-like (The sequence of the model RefSeq protein was modified relative to this genomic sequence to represent the inferred CDS: deleted 1 base in 1 codon), whose product MAWLEDMDFLEDVPLLEDVPLLEDVPFLEDVPFLEDVPLLEDVPFLEDVPFLEDVPLLEDIPLLEDTGRLEDINLMEDMALLEDVDLLEDTDFLEDLDFSEAMDLREDKDFLEDVDSLEDMALLEDVDLLEDTDFPEDVDFLEAMDLREDKDFLEDMDSLEDLEAIGRRGFSGRHGFFGRCRFSGRPELSGRPGLLGRRGFSGRLGGYGRLGGYWKTWIFWKTWIFRKTWIFRKTYIGWKTWIFSGRRGLTGRPGFGGRHRFFWKTLTDWKTWISFWKTLIDWKI is encoded by the exons ATGGCTTGGTTGGAAGACATGGATTTTCTGGAAGACGTACCTTTGTTGGAAGACGTACCTTTGTTGGAAGACGTACCTTTCTTGGAAGACGTACCTTTCTTGGAAGACGTACCTTTGTTGGAAGACGTACCTTTCTTGGAAGACGTACCTTTCTTGGAAGACGTACCTTTGTTGGAAGACATACCTTTGTTGGAAGACACAGGTAGGCTGGAAGACATTAATTTGATGGAAGACATGGCTTTGTTGGAAGACGTGGATTTGCTGGAAGACACAGATTTCCTGGAAGACCTGGATTTTTCGGAAGCTATGGATTTGAGGGAAGACAAGGATTTTCTGGAAGACGTGGATAGTCTGGAAGACATGGCTTTGTTGGAAGACGTGGATTTGCTGGAAGACACAGATTTCCCGGAAGACGTGGATTTTTTGGAAGCTATGGATTTGAGGGAAGACAAGGATTTTCTGGAAGACATGGATAGTCTGGAAGACCTGGAGGCCATTGGAAGACGTGGATTTTCTGGAAGACATGGCTTTTTTGGAAGATGTAGATTTTCAGGAAGACCCGAATTATCCGGAAGACCTGGATTGTTGGGAAGACGCGGATTTTCTGGAAGACTGGGAGGTTAC GGAAGACTGGGAGGTTACTGGAAGACATGGATTTTCTGGAAGACATGGATTTTCAGGAAGACGTGGATCTTCAGGAAGACATATATTGGCTGGAAGACCTGGATTTTTTCCGGAAGACGTGGATTGACTGGAAGACCTGGATTTGGTGGAAGACATAGATTTTTCTGGAAGACGCTGACTGACTGGAAGACCTGGATTTCTTTCTGGAAGACACTGATTGACTGGAAGATCTAG